In one window of Lewinella sp. 4G2 DNA:
- a CDS encoding flavodoxin family protein, which translates to MGKDLIIQASARADGDTFRVVEHLAAKSRATTIDLLDFKIYPFRYDQDYPEDDQFLGVFRYYILGADEITLATPIYWYTMSGLLKNFLDRFSDLLITHKELGRQLRGKELVVVSVGQDKKVPPSFYDPFFRTAEYLGMDFFHNYHAYLEDEMVVIEKQLPF; encoded by the coding sequence ATGGGTAAAGACCTCATCATTCAGGCTTCGGCACGAGCGGACGGAGATACCTTCCGCGTAGTGGAACATCTAGCCGCTAAGAGCAGGGCCACGACCATTGACCTGCTCGATTTCAAGATCTACCCCTTTCGATACGATCAGGACTACCCCGAGGATGACCAGTTCCTGGGTGTTTTCCGGTACTATATTTTAGGAGCGGATGAGATCACGCTGGCCACCCCGATCTACTGGTACACCATGTCGGGGCTCCTCAAGAATTTCCTGGACCGGTTCAGTGACCTGTTGATTACCCACAAAGAATTGGGAAGGCAGCTACGGGGCAAGGAACTCGTAGTGGTCTCGGTGGGTCAGGACAAAAAGGTGCCACCCAGCTTTTACGACCCTTTTTTCAGGACGGCTGAGTACCTGGGAATGGATTTCTTCCACAACTACCACGCCTACCTTGAAGACGAAATGGTAGTCATCGAAAAGCAATTACCGTTCTAA